From Sulfuracidifex tepidarius, one genomic window encodes:
- a CDS encoding glycosyltransferase family 4 protein: MRVRILTETDLRGVYATTLLMYKKLSEAGIEVNMYTTFKSDFNYIEPPREGKLFGREAILNSEKYSSKVLSEIKPEKGSIIHLANAWHGIIPLAEKMGVKTVINVQYWWPTCYFNSMEENFCDCRSITKLSKCIGMKKKGMRSYTSLAEAYYAVKKMERIKANVSSASAIIAVSKVVKDVLVSRGFPEDKIRIINVNALASNIDYVPYTPSSKFTFAYLSYPDREKGVFQLLHAFAYASKKNPNIRLKIPGGLESSEVISTVRDLGIEKSVEMTKRVPYEKYLLSLKQILADVDFVVVPSLYIDTWGRVVIESMLAGRPTIVTKGNGGLIEQVNDGVDGYHVNTYDIKEFGEALYKVSLMPREEVRKMGLIARDNASKKFDNKVIIDQLISTYKEIL; encoded by the coding sequence ATGAGAGTGAGAATACTTACCGAGACAGATCTTAGAGGAGTTTACGCTACTACGCTACTGATGTACAAGAAATTGAGCGAAGCCGGAATAGAGGTGAACATGTACACGACTTTTAAGTCGGATTTCAACTACATAGAGCCACCCCGAGAAGGGAAGTTGTTTGGAAGAGAAGCCATACTCAATAGCGAGAAGTACTCTTCTAAAGTCTTGAGTGAGATAAAGCCAGAGAAAGGATCTATAATTCATCTAGCTAACGCTTGGCACGGAATAATACCACTTGCAGAGAAGATGGGTGTAAAGACCGTAATAAACGTACAATACTGGTGGCCTACATGTTACTTCAATTCGATGGAGGAAAACTTCTGTGACTGTAGAAGTATTACCAAGCTCAGTAAGTGTATAGGCATGAAAAAGAAAGGCATGAGGAGTTACACTTCCTTGGCTGAGGCTTATTACGCTGTGAAGAAAATGGAGAGGATAAAGGCCAATGTTTCTTCAGCTTCCGCTATAATTGCAGTAAGCAAAGTGGTGAAAGACGTTCTAGTATCTAGAGGTTTTCCAGAAGACAAAATAAGAATAATTAACGTGAATGCCCTCGCATCCAACATCGATTACGTACCTTACACACCCTCTTCCAAGTTCACTTTCGCTTACCTGAGTTACCCCGACAGAGAGAAAGGGGTATTTCAACTCCTTCATGCTTTCGCATACGCTTCGAAGAAGAACCCTAACATTAGACTAAAGATCCCCGGAGGACTTGAATCGAGCGAAGTGATCTCGACCGTAAGAGATCTAGGAATCGAGAAGAGTGTTGAAATGACCAAGAGAGTTCCTTATGAGAAGTATTTATTGTCTCTCAAACAGATTTTGGCTGACGTCGACTTCGTAGTTGTCCCAAGCTTATACATAGATACGTGGGGAAGGGTAGTGATAGAATCCATGCTAGCAGGAAGGCCAACTATCGTAACTAAAGGTAATGGAGGATTGATAGAGCAAGTGAACGACGGAGTAGACGGTTATCACGTTAACACTTATGACATTAAGGAATTCGGAGAAGCGCTGTATAAGGTATCATTAATGCCAAGGGAAGAGGTCAGGAAGATGGGGCTCATAGCCAGAGATAATGCAAGCAAAAAGTTCGATAACAAAGTGATTATAGATCAGTTAATTTCGACCTACAAGGAAATCCTGTGA
- a CDS encoding glycosyltransferase family 4 protein, with product MKKVSIALLDLNVLGGIQLMTIDTLRILSKGGYHITLITSRTSPLILNELKKDDTLKNLSIERLPDLKNVTLQMLHDFLSKRKVTINMHGDIQPIMGDIIYFHQFNVDYRIRSPIKERLKILPQYQIRKTFIQRAKKEGSIIAVNSRWTKAEAKYFWDIDATLLHPPVHLKLDGKLKEDFEREKAVITVSRFSRDRGLERVLKVARNLSDVKFILAGHVQDEQYFRELLESKTENVSLYPNVEEEQKTKLLLSSRVYFNPTPYIEGFGVAVVEGMNAGLIPVSRDVGGVVDFVPIKYTYHKDDEIQAKIEEAINEWNFCKAKEMMKKAEDFSIENYERNLLDLVNKVL from the coding sequence ATGAAAAAGGTTTCGATAGCCTTACTTGATCTAAACGTCCTGGGAGGAATTCAGCTGATGACCATTGACACTTTGAGGATACTCTCCAAGGGAGGATACCACATAACACTAATTACATCTAGGACTTCTCCTCTCATCCTAAACGAGCTTAAGAAGGATGATACTCTAAAGAACTTGAGTATCGAGAGGTTACCCGATTTAAAGAACGTAACTCTTCAGATGCTTCATGACTTCCTATCTAAAAGAAAGGTCACTATTAACATGCATGGTGACATTCAACCAATTATGGGAGATATCATCTATTTCCATCAATTTAATGTTGACTATAGAATTAGATCTCCAATCAAAGAAAGATTGAAGATACTCCCTCAATATCAGATAAGGAAAACGTTCATACAGAGAGCCAAGAAGGAAGGTAGTATAATCGCTGTAAACAGTAGATGGACCAAGGCAGAGGCTAAGTACTTCTGGGACATCGACGCAACTTTACTTCATCCTCCAGTTCACCTTAAATTAGATGGTAAATTAAAAGAAGATTTCGAGAGAGAGAAAGCAGTGATAACTGTGTCTCGATTCTCCAGAGATAGGGGTCTAGAGAGGGTATTGAAGGTAGCGAGAAATCTGAGCGACGTAAAGTTCATCTTAGCGGGACACGTTCAAGACGAACAATACTTCAGGGAGCTCTTAGAATCTAAAACTGAAAACGTTAGTCTCTACCCTAACGTAGAAGAAGAACAGAAAACCAAGCTCTTGCTCTCCTCAAGAGTATACTTCAATCCGACGCCGTACATAGAAGGCTTCGGCGTAGCTGTAGTTGAGGGAATGAATGCCGGTCTAATCCCTGTTTCCAGAGACGTAGGAGGTGTAGTAGACTTCGTCCCAATTAAATATACATACCATAAGGACGATGAGATCCAAGCTAAAATTGAGGAAGCTATCAACGAGTGGAACTTCTGTAAAGCCAAGGAAATGATGAAGAAAGCAGAAGATTTTTCGATAGAGAATTACGAAAGAAATCTTCTTGATTTAGTAAATAAAGTTCTATAG
- a CDS encoding glycosyltransferase, with the protein MLDIGLSLLAIHFTEPLSYFAYIKNKKLDLKENEDLPPVSVIIPSYNEKDKIREKIMNVLESYPREKVELVIVDSSDDGTFEEIRNIQDEISSGMSYLQIPRMKIIKTERRGKIFAIKEGVKASSNNIVLMTDVDAKWDDPLQNAIKYLHGEVGAVSCIKHANSSAENSYRDFYNVLRMGESAIHSSPIFHGEMTAFRKDVLSCDEIPIVGADDSTIATITALKGYRAVCVNMRAYELAPSGMDYVRWKARRGSHLIIHFTRYLPKVLKSENKKFKKVFAEEAYLHLINPWILVVGFAIVTLSDPILSLLMLSLLGLLYVPKKTRNVIKAWFPNQIFLIIAQMYALFKGEVKMWSALKK; encoded by the coding sequence ATGCTCGATATAGGTCTCTCTTTGCTAGCCATACATTTTACTGAACCGTTAAGCTACTTTGCTTACATCAAGAACAAGAAATTAGACTTAAAGGAGAATGAAGACCTCCCACCGGTGAGCGTGATAATACCGTCTTACAACGAGAAGGACAAGATAAGGGAGAAAATAATGAATGTATTAGAAAGCTACCCTCGTGAAAAGGTAGAGCTAGTCATAGTAGATTCCAGCGACGACGGAACCTTTGAAGAAATAAGAAACATTCAAGATGAAATTTCTTCTGGAATGAGTTATTTACAGATACCCAGAATGAAAATAATAAAGACTGAGAGGAGAGGGAAGATCTTTGCAATAAAGGAAGGAGTTAAGGCGTCTAGCAACAACATAGTGCTCATGACCGACGTAGATGCAAAATGGGACGACCCACTTCAGAATGCCATAAAATACCTCCACGGTGAGGTGGGGGCAGTAAGCTGTATAAAACACGCCAATTCCTCTGCCGAGAACTCTTACAGGGACTTTTACAACGTCCTTAGAATGGGAGAATCAGCTATACATTCTTCCCCAATATTTCACGGGGAAATGACTGCTTTTAGAAAGGATGTTCTGTCCTGTGACGAGATACCGATAGTTGGAGCTGATGATAGTACAATAGCTACTATCACTGCACTGAAGGGGTATAGAGCTGTGTGCGTGAACATGAGGGCTTACGAGCTAGCACCCTCTGGAATGGATTACGTCCGTTGGAAGGCAAGGAGAGGGTCACATTTGATAATACATTTCACCAGATACCTTCCTAAGGTGTTGAAAAGCGAGAACAAGAAGTTCAAGAAGGTCTTTGCTGAGGAAGCTTACCTCCACCTGATAAACCCGTGGATATTAGTGGTAGGATTTGCCATAGTAACCTTGTCCGACCCAATTCTGAGTTTATTGATGCTTTCCTTGTTGGGATTACTTTACGTCCCTAAAAAGACGAGAAACGTAATTAAGGCTTGGTTTCCAAATCAGATTTTCCTGATCATAGCTCAAATGTATGCTTTGTTTAAAGGAGAGGTGAAAATGTGGAGCGCACTGAAAAAGTGA
- a CDS encoding glycosyltransferase family 4 protein — MERTEKVIHVNHSFYPVPGGMEKVLYELASRQSKIHEVEVITSDKVPEEKFNFNVTRVKSIRPLGMPDLTYPLEKVELKEGVYHFHSQNSLFTVKLIKKIKDRKVLTVMAMNSLRSHPNPLVRGMAPLYHKVTESAIRNADVIIAKNLGDAELVKTYGKEAEIIPDGVDDYLLSAPKMKPEIEEKYVLYLGRLHTIKGVDLLMRASRKVNAKVVFAGPGDIKKYKELARKLNVSDKCIFMGIVDEKKKISLLDGASAVVIPSITDYAEAFSIVLSEAWSREKTVIASAVGSLRYRVKHGTNGLLVPPNDESELSKVVNEVLDGRWDDLGKEGKKEVVTWNQVIDMTEKVYWR, encoded by the coding sequence GTGGAGCGCACTGAAAAAGTGATCCACGTAAATCACTCCTTCTATCCAGTCCCCGGAGGAATGGAAAAGGTCTTGTATGAGTTAGCATCAAGACAATCTAAAATTCACGAGGTAGAAGTTATTACCTCTGACAAGGTTCCCGAGGAGAAGTTCAACTTCAACGTGACTAGAGTTAAGTCAATAAGGCCTCTAGGGATGCCAGACCTTACTTATCCTCTTGAAAAGGTTGAGTTGAAAGAAGGCGTATATCACTTCCATTCTCAAAATTCGCTTTTTACAGTTAAGTTAATAAAGAAAATAAAGGATAGGAAAGTTCTTACCGTCATGGCGATGAACTCATTAAGGAGTCATCCAAATCCGTTGGTCAGAGGAATGGCGCCTCTATATCACAAGGTAACGGAATCTGCGATAAGGAACGCTGATGTGATAATAGCCAAGAATCTGGGAGATGCCGAACTTGTAAAGACGTATGGAAAGGAGGCTGAGATCATCCCTGATGGTGTTGACGATTACTTATTATCTGCACCTAAAATGAAACCTGAAATAGAAGAGAAGTATGTATTATATCTAGGTAGATTACACACAATCAAAGGTGTAGATCTCCTGATGAGGGCATCCAGAAAGGTAAATGCAAAGGTAGTTTTCGCTGGTCCTGGTGACATAAAGAAATATAAAGAACTAGCGAGGAAACTAAATGTCAGTGATAAGTGCATTTTCATGGGAATAGTAGATGAGAAAAAGAAAATTTCGTTACTGGACGGGGCGTCAGCTGTAGTAATACCTAGCATTACAGATTACGCAGAGGCGTTCTCAATAGTTCTAAGTGAGGCATGGAGCAGAGAGAAGACAGTCATAGCTTCTGCCGTTGGAAGCCTGAGATATAGGGTGAAGCACGGGACAAATGGTTTGCTGGTTCCTCCTAACGATGAAAGCGAATTATCAAAAGTCGTAAATGAGGTTTTGGACGGTAGATGGGACGATCTAGGAAAGGAGGGTAAAAAGGAAGTGGTGACTTGGAATCAAGTAATAGATATGACTGAGAAAGTTTACTGGAGGTGA